A section of the Pseudomonas tritici genome encodes:
- a CDS encoding lysophospholipid acyltransferase family protein, whose product MSILQAIRTFFFYLLLGTSSFLWCTLSFFIAPFLPFKARYRFINVYWCRCALWLTKVFLGIRFEIKGAENVPDQPCVILSNHQSTWETFFLSAYFSPLSQVLKRELLYVPFFGWAMAMLRPIAIDRDNPKAALKHVAKKGDELLKDGVWVLIFPEGTRVPFGTVGKFSRGGTALAVNANLPVLPIAHNAGKFWPKTGWAKRAGTITVVIGEPMYAEGEGPRAIAALNDRAQAWNQAQQRAMGSLPPEPIVVDTPVI is encoded by the coding sequence ATGTCGATTTTGCAGGCCATCAGAACCTTTTTCTTTTACCTGCTGCTGGGCACCAGTTCGTTTCTCTGGTGCACCCTGAGCTTTTTTATTGCACCGTTCCTGCCATTCAAAGCGCGTTATCGCTTTATCAATGTCTATTGGTGCCGTTGCGCGTTGTGGTTGACCAAGGTGTTCCTGGGCATTCGCTTCGAGATCAAAGGCGCGGAAAATGTCCCGGACCAGCCCTGCGTGATTCTGTCGAACCACCAGAGCACCTGGGAGACGTTCTTTCTTTCGGCGTACTTCTCGCCGTTGAGCCAGGTGCTCAAGCGTGAGCTGCTGTACGTGCCGTTCTTCGGCTGGGCCATGGCCATGTTGCGTCCGATCGCTATTGACCGTGACAACCCCAAGGCAGCGCTCAAGCATGTGGCCAAGAAGGGCGACGAGCTGCTCAAGGATGGCGTTTGGGTACTGATCTTCCCCGAAGGTACACGTGTGCCCTTCGGCACCGTAGGCAAGTTCTCGCGCGGAGGTACGGCTTTGGCGGTCAACGCCAACCTGCCAGTGCTGCCGATTGCGCATAATGCCGGCAAATTTTGGCCTAAGACTGGCTGGGCCAAACGCGCGGGGACTATCACGGTGGTCATTGGCGAACCGATGTACGCCGAAGGTGAAGGTCCACGGGCAATTGCCGCGTTGAATGACCGTGCCCAGGCATGGAATCAAGCGCAGCAACGGGCGATGGGTTCGCTGCCGCCGGAGCCGATTGTGGTCGACACACCCGTGATCTGA
- the gmhB gene encoding D-glycero-beta-D-manno-heptose 1,7-bisphosphate 7-phosphatase, whose product MVKLLILDRDGVINYDSDAYIKSVAEWVPLPGSIEAIAQLSKAGWTVAIATNQSGIARGYYDIATLDAMHTRLRTLVAEQGGEVGLVVYCPHGPDEGCDCRKPKPGMLKTIAEHYKVPLAGIWFVGDSLGDLEAAKAVDSQPVLVKTGKGEKTQAKNLPVGTLIFDDLAAVAAELINN is encoded by the coding sequence ATGGTGAAACTGCTGATTCTCGATCGGGACGGGGTGATCAATTACGACTCCGACGCTTACATCAAGTCGGTGGCGGAATGGGTTCCACTGCCCGGCTCGATCGAGGCCATCGCGCAGTTGAGCAAAGCCGGCTGGACGGTGGCCATCGCCACCAACCAGTCCGGCATCGCCCGTGGCTACTACGACATCGCAACCCTGGACGCCATGCACACGCGCCTGCGCACCTTGGTGGCCGAGCAGGGTGGCGAGGTAGGGTTGGTGGTGTATTGCCCCCACGGGCCGGATGAGGGCTGCGATTGCCGCAAACCCAAACCCGGCATGTTGAAAACCATTGCAGAACATTACAAGGTGCCCTTGGCTGGGATATGGTTCGTCGGGGACAGCCTCGGTGACCTGGAGGCGGCCAAAGCCGTCGACTCTCAGCCAGTTTTGGTTAAGACCGGAAAAGGCGAAAAGACCCAGGCGAAAAACCTGCCGGTAGGCACTTTGATTTTTGACGATCTGGCGGCCGTGGCCGCAGAACTTATCAACAACTAG
- a CDS encoding CHASE2 domain-containing protein: MMLWRKTEKRQPTHAQRLFHGLVREWLWIGLLLLPFTAYLSLSPGLALNNPLYDSLRRLTPLPVDPRILLVTIDDPSLKKLGQWPWPRSLHADLIDRLSAAQPAGILFDVIFSEPGDPAQDKRLAESVCNAGNVLLPLVREGTASYSQPGAQMLPLLKCAKGVGHINVEADSDGIVRSLYMREGPPDATAPQLAWLAYEMSGELSEMPGEPQRSITQHWHREHAIRIPFIAPHARFPSVSYVSVLRGEVPPEQLRNRLILVGSTASGMGDRFVTPLSSTVGNTAGVEIQANVLNGLLQGRSIVDLPGWLAALMATSLVALLLGLLLYRPRYALWMTLGCMAISLLGAWALLRLGHWWSPAACLIGLLLSYLIWNWRRLSVIIAYFGWELTRLDNEPKVLPERRRAPASKGDVLQARIFALEQAVSRTRDTRRFMSDGLECLPVATLITDPKGNILLANRIAREVFGNVLVNENLLEQLADLGYPPLHNGVRPALSALELVEFRDIHQRSLRMELAPLLPAEGDVALGWLLSLTDLSKEREAQQHRETMLRFLSHDLRAPHSAILALLDVHNGESPVFAQIEQQVRRALSLTESFVQLAKAEADGYQFQPTLFAMLVMDAFDQVAVIAQLKGIHLVHDLNEADEGMVSADQSLLTRALFNVLENAIKYSSSGTTVRLRKSSAQGWLECRISDQGPGIAEEDLPELFSQYRRFDSAQGSEGLGLGLTMVKAVVERHGGRISCESVVGKGSTFSLQLPLLED, translated from the coding sequence ATGATGCTCTGGCGCAAGACCGAGAAACGTCAACCTACCCATGCTCAGCGCCTGTTCCATGGCTTGGTGCGTGAGTGGTTATGGATTGGTTTGCTGCTGCTGCCCTTCACCGCTTATCTGTCATTGAGCCCAGGCCTGGCTCTGAATAACCCGTTGTACGACAGCCTGCGCCGTCTCACGCCCCTGCCGGTCGACCCGCGTATCCTGCTGGTGACCATCGATGATCCCAGCCTGAAAAAACTCGGCCAATGGCCCTGGCCGCGAAGCCTGCACGCGGATCTGATCGACCGCCTGAGTGCCGCCCAGCCCGCGGGTATTCTGTTCGATGTGATCTTCAGTGAACCCGGCGATCCTGCACAGGATAAGCGCCTGGCCGAGTCCGTCTGCAACGCCGGCAATGTCTTGTTGCCGCTGGTGCGCGAAGGTACGGCGAGCTACAGCCAACCCGGCGCGCAGATGCTGCCGTTGCTCAAATGTGCCAAGGGCGTGGGCCACATCAATGTGGAGGCGGACAGTGATGGCATAGTCCGTAGCCTGTATATGCGTGAAGGCCCACCCGATGCTACGGCGCCGCAACTGGCCTGGCTGGCCTACGAGATGAGTGGTGAGTTATCAGAGATGCCGGGTGAACCTCAGCGGTCGATCACCCAGCACTGGCATCGTGAACATGCAATCCGTATCCCGTTTATCGCGCCACATGCGCGTTTTCCCAGTGTGTCCTATGTCAGTGTCCTGCGCGGTGAGGTACCTCCCGAGCAGCTGCGCAATCGACTGATCCTAGTCGGGTCGACGGCTTCCGGGATGGGCGATCGGTTCGTTACACCACTCTCCTCCACGGTCGGCAACACGGCGGGCGTGGAGATCCAGGCCAACGTGCTGAATGGCTTGCTGCAAGGCCGCAGCATCGTTGATCTGCCGGGCTGGCTCGCGGCGCTGATGGCGACCTCCCTGGTGGCGTTGCTGCTGGGCCTGCTGCTCTACCGACCGCGCTATGCGCTCTGGATGACCCTGGGCTGCATGGCCATCTCTCTGCTGGGTGCCTGGGCGTTGCTGCGCCTCGGCCATTGGTGGTCGCCCGCGGCCTGTTTGATCGGCTTGTTGCTCAGCTACCTGATCTGGAACTGGCGTCGTCTCAGCGTGATCATCGCCTACTTCGGTTGGGAACTGACCCGCCTTGATAACGAGCCCAAAGTACTGCCCGAACGCCGCCGTGCGCCCGCCAGCAAAGGCGATGTGCTACAGGCGCGTATCTTTGCCCTGGAACAAGCCGTAAGCCGCACGCGCGACACACGACGCTTCATGTCCGATGGTCTGGAGTGCTTGCCGGTAGCGACGCTGATTACCGATCCCAAGGGCAATATCCTGCTGGCCAACCGCATCGCCCGCGAAGTGTTCGGTAATGTCCTGGTCAATGAAAACCTGTTGGAGCAACTGGCAGATCTCGGCTACCCGCCGCTGCACAATGGCGTCCGCCCTGCCCTCTCAGCGCTGGAGCTCGTCGAGTTCCGGGATATCCACCAGCGCAGCCTGCGCATGGAGCTTGCACCGTTGCTACCGGCCGAGGGCGATGTTGCACTTGGATGGCTGCTAAGCCTGACGGACTTGAGTAAGGAACGCGAAGCCCAGCAACACCGCGAGACCATGTTGCGGTTCCTCTCCCACGACCTGCGCGCACCGCATTCGGCGATCCTCGCGCTGCTGGATGTGCATAACGGCGAGTCACCGGTTTTCGCTCAGATCGAACAACAAGTGCGTCGCGCCTTGAGCCTCACCGAATCCTTCGTGCAACTGGCGAAAGCCGAAGCTGACGGTTACCAGTTCCAGCCAACGTTGTTCGCCATGTTGGTAATGGATGCCTTTGATCAAGTGGCAGTGATCGCCCAACTGAAGGGGATCCATCTGGTTCACGACCTGAATGAAGCCGATGAGGGTATGGTCTCGGCTGACCAGTCACTGCTTACGCGTGCGTTGTTCAACGTGCTTGAGAACGCCATCAAGTATTCGTCCTCCGGTACGACCGTGAGGTTGAGGAAAAGCAGCGCGCAAGGCTGGTTGGAATGTCGCATCAGTGACCAAGGCCCAGGGATTGCCGAAGAGGACTTGCCGGAACTGTTCAGCCAATACCGTCGCTTCGATTCAGCTCAGGGCAGCGAGGGATTAGGATTGGGACTGACCATGGTCAAAGCCGTGGTGGAGCGTCATGGTGGGCGCATCAGTTGCGAAAGCGTGGTGGGCAAAGGCAGCACTTTCAGCCTGCAACTGCCGCTGCTGGAAGACTGA